The DNA segment AATCCGGGTGATCTTCACTTATCTTCTCCACAATATTTGAGTGAGTGGCTTTTAATTATCATTAACCAGAAGATGGTGGACTAATCTCTATTTAgtgtgattaaaaaaaaaatgtctcgGCTAAGTTGTTGTTTCAAACATTGCCTCTGGAAGGTATGCATGACATGCACTAGCTAAAGCATGTGACCAGCTAAACCAAACCGTTACTTAAACAGCTACATTGATGATAAAGTacttaaacacacacaaaatgtAACATTACATGTAAACCACAGAGAGTGAACAACAAAAACATAgatcaaaatacataaaatctTTCAAAACAAAGTTCCGCGTATACCACGAGACTCACACATTATTAATAAAGCAAAGACAAAATTGCCTAAGGCTCTCACATGGAAGGATAAAAACGTAGAAACAAGATAAGAAGAAGAGACCAAGAGAGATGTCTCTAGAGAGAGCTGAGAAACTGAACCCAAACAACCTCTGCGCTCTCGATGGCCTCACGCGAGAACTCCTCAGCTGCTTTCTCCTCCTTCCACTTACGCACAACCACATGGTACTCCTCATAGGCCTGAGACGCTTCCTCTAGAACACGTGAGAGGGTCCCAACGATCTTCTGAAAATTCATATCAACCTCTTCCTTCTCGGCCTCAAGCTTCATCACCAACTTCTTGATCGCATATATTTTGACGTACAACGCGTCTCCTCTCTGAGCCAAAGACTTGACCAACGCAAACTCAGCGTCCACTTTCTTCTGCTTCTCCATGGCCATGTCTTTGAGCAACCTAGCACGCTGCTGCGCAAGTTTGACTCGCTGAGAGGCCTTGATACCTTCTTTTATCATGCTTCTGTACATGGAGAGCCTCGAGATGTAGCTCTCAGAAGTTGAGCTCAGCTCCTCATAACGCGCAGCCATCGTCAGTATCTCCTCGAAATCAGAACGAGTGACCAGCTCATGTATTTTAATATTGCGATAACTTTTTAGAGTCACTTTTAGCTTCTCTACTATCTCTGTCTTTTCCTTAGAAGAGGTTTCTGTGGTGATGACACCTCCAGGCCAAGTTTTTCCTCTATAACTGTCAAGAATATCTTTCAAATCTTGTCCGAGACTGGGGGTCTGTGACTCGGAGCCCTACATATCAAAGTCAGTCGATTGATGGAGGAGAtgttaaaaaaactttattgttttttaaatgtcATGAAAATGTTCCAAGTATAAAAAAGAGACCTGTGAAATAGATTCTTCCTTTTTGATTGTTTCCATATCATACTTTGGTATAATGATGGAAGCATCCTCCTCTTCATTATCTCCATTTTGGTCGTGGTTGACACATCGCCACGCACCtgccacacacacacacacacacacaatctCAGTATCAAAGATGTTGATTGTAATCCATACTAATCTTGCTATGTCAATATCCTCGGTGGCCAAATAAAGGATGCAATTCGCACTAGACTACTATCGTTTGGTTCTTTTTATGTTAATGTGCACAACATTATGTTGTATAGATTATTCGGAGAT comes from the Raphanus sativus cultivar WK10039 unplaced genomic scaffold, ASM80110v3 Scaffold1369, whole genome shotgun sequence genome and includes:
- the LOC130504129 gene encoding NAI2-like protein isoform X1, yielding MTTSAIGRNCVVLGLAVCLVLSSLQRVSCQAAEISDFLTFENQEFQSDINISEELERQSITKESENESSWKQSTTISSSLSEETKTEAVSGQSSSMMDKINREIEAHLGDLNKQSGSDHVTTIGVSMDAFENDAERRKELEEIERQIKAAAATKIVVEEGTTKTKTSVETHETKFEGSESETFQTQYGRMGEKEHYEMLPTRNSIPIKGASAESRKRQQSNSYNGGSRIFGSLGISQSSGAWRCVNHDQNGDNEEEDASIIIPKYDMETIKKEESISQGSESQTPSLGQDLKDILDSYRGKTWPGGVITTETSSKEKTEIVEKLKVTLKSYRNIKIHELVTRSDFEEILTMAARYEELSSTSESYISRLSMYRSMIKEGIKASQRVKLAQQRARLLKDMAMEKQKKVDAEFALVKSLAQRGDALYVKIYAIKKLVMKLEAEKEEVDMNFQKIVGTLSRVLEEASQAYEEYHVVVRKWKEEKAAEEFSREAIESAEVVWVQFLSSL
- the LOC130504129 gene encoding NAI2-like protein isoform X2: MTTSAIGRNCVVLGLAVCLVLSSLQRVSCQAAEISDFLTFENQEFQSDINISEELERQSITKESENESSWKQSTTISSSLSEETKTEAVSGQSSSMMDKINREIEAHLGDLNKQSGSDHVTTIGVSMDAFENDAERRKELEEIERQIKAAAATKIVVEEGTTKTKTSVETHETKFEGSESETFQTQYGRMGEKEHYEMLPTRNSIPIKGAWRCVNHDQNGDNEEEDASIIIPKYDMETIKKEESISQGSESQTPSLGQDLKDILDSYRGKTWPGGVITTETSSKEKTEIVEKLKVTLKSYRNIKIHELVTRSDFEEILTMAARYEELSSTSESYISRLSMYRSMIKEGIKASQRVKLAQQRARLLKDMAMEKQKKVDAEFALVKSLAQRGDALYVKIYAIKKLVMKLEAEKEEVDMNFQKIVGTLSRVLEEASQAYEEYHVVVRKWKEEKAAEEFSREAIESAEVVWVQFLSSL